One window of Paenibacillus sp. FSL K6-3182 genomic DNA carries:
- a CDS encoding zinc ribbon domain-containing protein, protein MIECPWCGSSVILEHNCCPECKQEVLDEHLDPFVDDQENELEKSDLELYEYDINNSIANSFTCTKCNHNECDINELAMTGAGLSKLLNIQYQHYLFVSCMQCGFVEIYDPTILRRHN, encoded by the coding sequence ATGATTGAATGTCCTTGGTGCGGCAGCAGCGTTATACTCGAGCATAATTGTTGTCCGGAATGTAAACAAGAGGTTCTTGACGAGCATTTAGATCCCTTTGTTGATGATCAAGAGAATGAGCTTGAAAAATCAGATCTCGAACTTTATGAGTATGATATAAACAACAGCATTGCGAATTCATTCACATGCACTAAATGTAATCATAATGAGTGCGATATTAATGAATTGGCTATGACAGGTGCGGGATTAAGCAAGCTTCTAAACATTCAATATCAACATTATTTATTTGTTTCTTGCATGCAATGCGGTTTCGTTGAAATATATGACCCTACGATATTAAGACGACACAATTGA
- a CDS encoding D-alanyl-D-alanine carboxypeptidase family protein, with the protein MGQPNQTETIQESGYVKHTAVQVSRAEMYEGHLVLVNQANPIKQFISLDKLIPLHTNPDIKLLEEGLLLEKTCLQHFNILLNESQAMNDIIAVSAYRSREEQEKIYETSLVENGDEYTACYVALPGHSEHQTGLAIDVGKIDEHVDFIAPSFPDSGIYMAFKQLAAKNGFIQRYKVGKEAITNISCEPWHFRYVGYPHAEIMEQHDFCLEEYIDFVRKFTYGGNYLTVETDSMLVQIYYVPAEDGPSTTVPILNGDLYRISGNNRDGFIVTAFTGKGQRSHGL; encoded by the coding sequence ATGGGGCAACCGAACCAAACTGAAACCATTCAAGAAAGCGGTTATGTAAAGCATACAGCTGTTCAAGTTAGTCGTGCAGAAATGTATGAAGGACATCTGGTATTGGTTAATCAAGCCAACCCAATAAAACAGTTCATTTCATTGGACAAGCTGATCCCGCTTCATACTAATCCTGACATAAAATTGCTGGAGGAAGGTTTGTTACTAGAGAAAACATGCTTGCAGCATTTCAATATACTTCTAAATGAATCTCAAGCCATGAATGATATTATTGCAGTTAGCGCTTATCGCTCGAGAGAGGAGCAGGAGAAAATCTATGAAACCTCTCTAGTGGAAAATGGTGACGAGTATACCGCTTGTTATGTGGCTTTGCCAGGACATAGCGAGCACCAAACGGGACTTGCCATCGATGTTGGGAAAATAGATGAACATGTCGACTTTATTGCGCCATCTTTCCCAGATAGCGGCATCTATATGGCATTCAAGCAGCTTGCTGCAAAAAATGGCTTTATTCAGCGGTACAAAGTAGGAAAAGAGGCTATAACAAACATCTCTTGTGAGCCATGGCATTTTCGTTATGTCGGTTATCCTCATGCCGAAATTATGGAGCAGCATGATTTTTGCTTGGAGGAGTACATCGATTTTGTAAGAAAATTTACTTATGGCGGGAATTATCTCACCGTAGAAACAGATAGCATGCTCGTGCAAATTTATTATGTTCCGGCAGAGGATGGACCTTCCACGACTGTTCCTATCCTAAATGGTGATCTATATCGAATATCAGGAAATAATAGGGATGGTTTTATCGTTACGGCTTTTACTGGAAAAGGGCAAAGATCACATGGTCTCTAA
- a CDS encoding YjjG family noncanonical pyrimidine nucleotidase has translation MKYEIILFDADDTLFDYSLAEAHALKSVFLEFQIDLLQSHIELYRSVNQQLWNDFEKGEITLDFLRHERFRKLFAEVKVELDAVHFSARYVHYLGEGSFLIEGSDVLIQQVLHNGHRIAIITNGIKQTQHNRIGRSALAHSFEHIIVSEDTGFSKPQTGIFDFAFKKLNLINKSNVLMVGDSLTSDIQGGLNYGIDTCWYNPKRKPNRTSIIPTYEIHHLNELLQLL, from the coding sequence GTGAAATACGAAATTATTTTGTTTGATGCTGACGATACCTTATTTGATTATTCTTTAGCAGAGGCGCACGCCCTTAAAAGTGTTTTCTTGGAGTTTCAAATTGACCTTCTACAATCACATATTGAACTCTATCGCTCAGTTAATCAGCAGCTGTGGAATGATTTTGAAAAGGGTGAGATTACTCTTGATTTTTTGCGGCATGAGCGATTTAGAAAACTGTTTGCAGAAGTTAAAGTCGAGCTTGATGCTGTGCATTTTAGCGCGCGCTACGTTCATTACTTGGGAGAGGGCTCTTTCTTAATCGAGGGCTCGGATGTTCTTATTCAACAGGTTCTTCATAATGGGCATCGCATTGCAATCATCACAAATGGGATTAAACAGACACAGCATAATCGAATTGGCAGGTCTGCTTTAGCTCATTCGTTCGAGCATATTATCGTTTCTGAGGACACTGGTTTTTCGAAGCCGCAAACGGGAATTTTTGATTTTGCATTCAAGAAACTGAATCTGATCAATAAGTCTAATGTGCTTATGGTCGGTGATTCATTAACATCTGATATCCAGGGCGGCCTCAATTATGGCATCGATACATGCTGGTACAATCCGAAGCGAAAGCCAAATCGTACAAGCATTATTCCAACGTATGAAATTCATCATTTAAACGAGCTGCTGCAACTACTATAA
- a CDS encoding acyltransferase family protein gives MVLSLRLLLEKGKDHMVSKPNYSGLDWLKFIAALFVIANHTSPLLSYNEYFDFLFSGIISRLAVPIFFMSTGFFFFRKLTGDKVKDQKALFIYLKKIGILYLIAVLLYIPLNMYKGDFSTHFTFGSFIRDIVFDGTFYHLWYLPALIIGLVLTYYLHQKMSLSMLLVVGFLFYVIGLFGDSYYGISENIAVLKHFYEWLFHFFDYTRNGLFYAPIYLILGIWAAKRPQPARTPINYACLFLISLALMIAEASFLKALQFPRHDSMYVFAWPATYFLFHWALSWRGRSGKAFREWRVWIYILHPIAIVLVRGAAEFVKLEALFITNSLIHFVAVCLASIVMAALAVRISVIKFKFRP, from the coding sequence ATGGTTTTATCGTTACGGCTTTTACTGGAAAAGGGCAAAGATCACATGGTCTCTAAACCCAATTATAGCGGGCTCGACTGGCTTAAATTTATAGCGGCCCTATTCGTTATTGCTAATCACACCAGTCCATTGCTCTCGTATAACGAATATTTTGACTTTCTATTCAGCGGAATCATCTCGCGATTAGCGGTGCCTATATTTTTTATGTCAACGGGCTTCTTTTTCTTCCGAAAGCTGACAGGAGATAAAGTTAAAGATCAAAAAGCGCTGTTCATTTATTTAAAGAAAATCGGAATCTTATATTTGATTGCTGTCTTGTTGTACATTCCTTTGAATATGTACAAAGGTGATTTTTCTACTCATTTTACCTTTGGTTCCTTTATAAGGGACATTGTTTTTGACGGTACGTTTTATCATCTATGGTATCTGCCTGCGCTAATCATTGGACTTGTTCTTACGTATTATTTGCATCAGAAAATGTCGCTTTCCATGCTGCTCGTTGTTGGTTTTTTGTTCTATGTAATAGGACTTTTCGGTGATAGTTATTATGGAATTTCGGAAAACATAGCTGTTCTAAAACATTTCTATGAATGGCTGTTTCATTTTTTTGATTACACACGCAATGGTTTATTCTATGCACCGATTTACCTCATATTAGGCATCTGGGCAGCAAAACGTCCACAGCCTGCTAGAACGCCGATAAACTACGCGTGTTTGTTTCTGATTTCCTTAGCACTAATGATAGCCGAAGCTTCCTTTCTGAAAGCTCTACAATTTCCGCGGCATGACAGTATGTACGTATTTGCATGGCCAGCAACCTACTTCTTGTTCCACTGGGCGTTATCCTGGAGAGGCCGATCTGGAAAAGCATTTAGGGAGTGGAGAGTATGGATTTATATATTGCATCCTATTGCTATCGTTCTCGTTCGAGGAGCAGCTGAGTTCGTGAAGCTGGAAGCTTTATTCATCACAAATAGCCTCATTCATTTTGTCGCTGTATGTCTTGCATCAATCGTTATGGCAGCACTCGCCGTACGAATATCCGTCATAAAATTTAAGTTTCGACCATAG
- a CDS encoding GntR family transcriptional regulator gives MFENMSIPSVSSISDQVYTALKKEILAGELQPGARLLVLEIAKKFNISQAPVREALERLKSAGFSTSIPNKGSIVSYITDKEIKDIFELREIIEGFAVRQSMKQLNENDFNYLEDLIRQMDVAHEQNDILNILELDMEFHGFFYRRCDNHMILDLWNRMRIKVMRFMAISNRHYSTEELADWHLRLVDVLRTGDAALAEEAFTLHMHSYKMIHLN, from the coding sequence ATGTTTGAGAACATGTCAATTCCTTCGGTTAGCTCCATTAGCGATCAGGTTTACACAGCATTAAAGAAGGAAATTCTAGCAGGTGAGCTGCAGCCGGGAGCTAGGCTGCTAGTTCTTGAGATTGCAAAGAAATTCAACATCAGCCAAGCACCGGTTCGTGAAGCGCTGGAACGACTGAAATCAGCAGGATTTAGTACGAGCATCCCCAACAAAGGCTCAATTGTTTCATACATTACCGACAAGGAAATAAAAGATATTTTCGAGCTGAGAGAGATCATAGAAGGTTTTGCGGTACGGCAATCGATGAAGCAGCTAAACGAAAATGATTTCAACTATTTAGAAGATCTGATTCGTCAAATGGATGTTGCTCATGAGCAAAACGATATTTTGAACATATTAGAGCTTGATATGGAGTTTCATGGTTTTTTTTATAGACGCTGCGATAACCATATGATTCTCGATCTTTGGAATCGGATGCGAATCAAAGTGATGCGGTTCATGGCTATTTCCAATCGTCATTACTCCACAGAAGAGCTGGCGGATTGGCATCTTCGGCTCGTAGACGTTCTGCGCACTGGCGACGCTGCACTAGCAGAAGAAGCCTTTACTTTGCATATGCACTCTTACAAAATGATTCATCTCAATTAA
- a CDS encoding ROK family protein — MNVKVPTIKKQVFDLIIRDGLVSKAALMARLTITSTSLSRLLEELLTDGLILASELGRSTGGRKPILYRVNPDHRAVFGLEISRFTSSIGLYDLNLKPLAFERWKMDERMTPETLVGKITQIAERMMSDFHIDRNKVIGIGIGAVGPLSREDGVMLKPRYFPARGWIDVPICDWLEQRLGMPALLDNGANTAIIGEHWALRNEEVEHMLYVHAGVGLRTSMMSGGQIVRGAVDMEGSFGQMIIQTDGPRLGDEGNYGALEALVSIPALEKKIRSQLKLGRSSTLMGIPPEEVQFDALRKAYLQKDAFITEQFLQTATYLGIGIANLINILHPEAVILGGPLVNVDKTIYETVIQVARSNIYYSPQYEPKFSQGQLTEDAVTAGAAIMLLQDWELN, encoded by the coding sequence ATGAATGTAAAAGTACCTACAATAAAAAAACAAGTTTTTGATCTCATCATTCGCGATGGACTCGTTTCCAAAGCTGCTTTAATGGCGCGATTAACGATAACATCCACCAGCTTGTCGAGATTGCTGGAGGAACTGCTAACGGATGGTCTAATTCTTGCTTCAGAGCTGGGACGATCTACAGGCGGGCGAAAACCTATATTGTATCGCGTCAATCCAGATCATCGTGCAGTGTTTGGGCTAGAAATATCCCGCTTCACCTCCTCTATCGGTTTATATGATTTGAATTTAAAACCGCTCGCGTTTGAACGATGGAAGATGGATGAAAGAATGACGCCAGAAACGCTTGTGGGCAAAATTACTCAAATTGCTGAGCGTATGATGAGTGACTTTCACATTGATCGCAACAAAGTAATTGGAATTGGGATTGGTGCCGTTGGCCCTTTGAGCCGTGAAGATGGCGTTATGCTAAAACCCCGTTATTTTCCTGCGCGAGGCTGGATTGATGTTCCCATCTGTGACTGGTTGGAACAGCGGCTTGGCATGCCTGCCCTGCTCGATAATGGAGCGAACACAGCTATTATTGGCGAACATTGGGCGCTGCGCAATGAAGAGGTTGAACATATGCTTTATGTTCATGCGGGAGTTGGTCTGCGAACCTCTATGATGTCGGGTGGACAAATCGTTAGAGGCGCAGTAGATATGGAAGGCTCGTTCGGTCAAATGATCATTCAGACCGATGGTCCAAGGCTAGGCGACGAAGGAAATTATGGCGCGCTTGAAGCGCTTGTTTCCATTCCCGCGTTGGAGAAGAAAATACGCTCTCAACTGAAGCTTGGCCGATCAAGCACGTTAATGGGTATTCCGCCAGAGGAAGTTCAATTTGACGCTTTGCGGAAAGCGTATTTGCAAAAAGATGCATTCATTACGGAGCAATTTCTACAAACGGCTACCTATCTCGGCATTGGTATCGCCAATCTCATTAATATTTTGCATCCCGAGGCTGTCATTTTAGGTGGCCCGCTCGTCAATGTCGATAAAACGATTTATGAAACGGTCATTCAAGTTGCGCGGAGCAACATTTATTATTCACCGCAATATGAACCGAAATTTTCGCAAGGACAGCTGACTGAGGATGCCGTTACCGCCGGGGCAGCCATTATGCTGCTGCAGGATTGGGAACTTAATTAG
- a CDS encoding helix-turn-helix domain-containing protein: MLSEGLLFKEDVILTWMRERFLRNLVSNARAMKSDLKESLSRLQLNPYYTFPVMALVEPTIPFEDEHEKIIYLEQIRDYMQKKMTEGSVVFVDEEGRIGMLFSWVSKESIEKMQTMLKEHFLHSFNVGVGKPCSQLYDIVHSYRQAARALQYKFYSGTGKINYFSELGRSESLQQYPSDKEKQLFDVYKAAETTAEIEESVHLFYDELLHDGPIDTQSVYDVTVRLLVGIEKRVLSETEHVSMYERFDVMSIVKLTTLDEIKQYVIHFLIGLKEVFSYNQKESHRSIIKKTIHHMEQEWQYVSLQSVAQKVYMTPTYLSLLFKMNTGKTFIEHLTDIRMDKAKDMLKSTHYKNYEVAEKVGYQDPRYFSQIFKKKVGLSPSEYRETIGK; this comes from the coding sequence ATGTTAAGCGAGGGGTTATTATTTAAAGAAGATGTCATTCTTACGTGGATGAGGGAGCGTTTCTTGCGAAACCTGGTGTCTAATGCCCGTGCAATGAAGTCGGATTTAAAAGAAAGCTTATCCAGGCTTCAGCTTAATCCCTATTACACTTTTCCAGTTATGGCTTTGGTAGAACCGACGATCCCATTTGAAGATGAGCATGAGAAAATCATTTATTTGGAGCAAATTCGGGATTACATGCAAAAAAAAATGACCGAAGGCAGCGTCGTATTTGTGGATGAGGAGGGCAGAATTGGCATGCTCTTCTCATGGGTATCGAAGGAATCTATCGAGAAGATGCAGACTATGCTTAAAGAGCATTTTCTTCATTCCTTTAATGTCGGGGTGGGCAAACCATGCAGTCAATTATATGATATTGTTCATTCCTATCGGCAGGCTGCGCGAGCGTTGCAGTATAAGTTTTATAGTGGAACGGGCAAAATTAATTATTTCAGCGAGCTGGGACGCTCGGAATCGCTGCAGCAATACCCGTCAGATAAGGAGAAGCAGCTTTTTGATGTTTACAAAGCCGCAGAGACAACCGCAGAGATTGAAGAAAGTGTTCATCTATTTTATGATGAGCTGCTTCATGATGGACCGATTGATACACAGAGCGTATATGATGTGACCGTTAGGCTTCTCGTCGGAATAGAAAAACGTGTATTATCAGAGACAGAGCATGTTAGCATGTATGAGCGGTTTGACGTGATGTCGATCGTGAAGCTTACGACTTTGGATGAAATTAAACAGTATGTCATTCATTTTTTAATTGGACTGAAAGAGGTGTTCTCGTACAATCAGAAGGAGAGCCACCGCAGCATTATCAAAAAAACGATTCATCATATGGAGCAGGAATGGCAATATGTATCCTTGCAAAGTGTGGCACAGAAAGTGTATATGACACCAACCTACTTAAGCCTGCTATTCAAAATGAATACAGGAAAAACGTTCATCGAGCATTTGACAGACATTCGGATGGATAAGGCGAAGGATATGCTAAAGAGCACCCATTACAAAAATTATGAGGTAGCAGAGAAGGTCGGCTACCAAGATCCACGGTATTTCAGTCAAATCTTTAAGAAAAAGGTCGGACTCTCGCCTAGTGAATACCGGGAAACGATTGGTAAATAA
- a CDS encoding RraA family protein, translated as MKFDNPEDMIQLTPLWEGERFSNGRPKVSEDVLKRMRKITLEEAWGPLWNRGYAFQFEGDFKIVHPNKIMVGRAVTAVMVPKRPDLHEALLNYGHEQENRKGFFNQWVIDSLVEDDVAVVDMFDKVHLGTYVGGNLSTAISTRTKRGGAVIWGGIRDNQQIVEIDNINVYYRGSDPTAIADVTMVGMNVPTRIGKAICMPGDVVLGTPSGVIFIPPHLAELTVVQAEKSQVRDVFGFVRLRESVYSTAQIDAGWDVALWTDFLNWFENDAAAEEYRHLNWDAELEEAQMRDRNGPQSDVRL; from the coding sequence ATGAAATTTGACAATCCGGAAGATATGATCCAGCTTACGCCGCTTTGGGAGGGTGAACGCTTTTCGAATGGACGTCCTAAAGTATCCGAAGATGTTCTAAAGCGCATGCGCAAAATTACTTTGGAGGAGGCTTGGGGCCCTCTCTGGAACAGAGGTTATGCCTTTCAGTTCGAAGGTGATTTCAAAATCGTTCACCCGAATAAAATAATGGTTGGACGCGCTGTTACAGCTGTAATGGTGCCTAAACGACCTGATCTGCATGAAGCGTTGCTTAATTATGGGCATGAGCAAGAAAACCGAAAAGGCTTTTTCAACCAATGGGTTATTGATTCGCTTGTAGAAGATGACGTCGCAGTAGTGGATATGTTTGATAAAGTGCATCTCGGCACTTACGTAGGCGGGAATTTATCTACAGCTATTTCCACACGCACGAAGCGCGGCGGTGCTGTCATTTGGGGCGGTATTCGCGATAATCAACAAATCGTAGAAATCGATAATATCAATGTGTATTATCGCGGCAGTGATCCTACTGCGATTGCGGACGTTACAATGGTAGGCATGAACGTACCAACACGCATTGGCAAGGCTATATGTATGCCAGGAGATGTGGTACTCGGCACTCCATCTGGTGTTATTTTTATTCCGCCTCATTTAGCTGAGCTAACGGTCGTACAAGCGGAAAAATCCCAAGTACGTGATGTGTTTGGTTTCGTAAGACTGCGTGAGAGCGTATATTCTACAGCACAAATTGATGCCGGATGGGACGTTGCGCTTTGGACAGATTTCTTGAACTGGTTCGAAAATGATGCCGCAGCCGAGGAATATCGTCATCTAAACTGGGATGCTGAGCTTGAGGAAGCACAAATGAGAGATCGAAACGGACCGCAAAGCGATGTTCGGCTCTAG